The DNA sequence GACCCTGCCGCCATCGAAGTGAGTTTTGGTTAGGACACTGCCGTCCATTGGAATGGGTTAGGGTTACGACGTTTATTCCACAGAGAGGCATCTGAACCGTCtggaaaaatatattaaaaaaacagtAATAAACGATAACATTTATAATTCTAGTTGTTGATTTCAGGGAATGTCAGCTTAAATGTTGATGGATGCACTCTGAATAAAATGATCTtataaatgactaacatgtcaaAGTAAAATGTATGTGGAGGTTTTATTCAGGTCTTTATTTAACTAAATACcctgtttgtctttggcaggagagagaccagattCTGACAGCGAGAAGAGTCCCTCAGAGGAGCCAGGCACAGAGACGTCCAAACCAGCGAGACGAcgccactgctcccactgtggaattTTTTTTACTAAGTTACGGaacctaaaagagcatgagaggacacacacaggagaaaagcctttccaatgttcccagtgtggaaagagttttacccggttAAGGACCTTGAAAAGGCATCAAGGTATACACAAAAAAGGAAGGAAGCCATACCACTGCTCtcactgtggaaagggttttaccaggttagggagcctgaaaataCATAAGAAAATACACCCTGGAGAGAATCCCTGCCACTGCTCTCAGAGTGGAAAGGTTTTTACTCCATTAGGGAGCCTGaaaatacactctggagagaaagcttaccactgctcccaatgtggaaagagttttacccagttagggagcctgaaaatccatcagagaatacactctggagataagccttaccactgctcccactgtggaatgaCTTTTACCaggttagggagcctgaaaacgcatgagagaatacacacaggagagaagcctttccaatgctctcagtgtggaaagtgTTTTACCCAGATAGGGAGCCTTAAAGATcacgagagaatacacacaggagagaagcctttccaatgctcccagtgtggaaagagttttaccacgttagggaacctaaaagatcatgagagaatacacacaagagagaagcctttccactgctcccagtgtggaaagagttttacccacaTACGGTATCTGAAAAAAcatgagaaaacacacacaggagagaagcctcatctctgctcccagtgtggaaatagttttacccagttaggggacctgaaaaggcatgagaggacacacacaggagaaaagcctttccaatgttcccagtgtggcaAGAATTTTACTCGGTTAGGGAACttaaaagagcatgagagaacacacacaggagagaagcctcacctctgctcccagtgtggaaagagttttacaaaGTTAGGGGCCCTGAATAGGCATAACAGGACACACACTGTAGGGGATAAGccctaccactgctcccagtgtggaaagagatttaactgGTTAAGGCATCTGAATAAGGATGAAAGAATACgtacacaggaggagaagacataccactgctctcattgtagAAAGACATTTTCACAGTCAGGGGACCTGACAAGACATGGGAGAATTGAGGAGCTATGTTCTGCCTGATTTTTTTCGACTGAGAATTTGTCTTTTTGGTTTATGCCACATTAAATAAAATTGTATATGTGGGTGATTCACATGAGACCAGTTTTAAACATGTCTGTAGCAATATACAGctccagtcaaaggtttggacacacctactcttgccagggtttttctttatttggactcttttctatattgtagaataatagtgaagacatcaaaactatacacactcttgccattctctcaaccagcttcacctggaatgcttttccaacagtcttgaaggagttcccatatttgctgagtacttgttggttgctttttcttcactctgcggtccaactcatcccaaaccatctcaattgggttgaggtcgggtgattgtggaggtcaggtcatctgatgaggcactccatcactctccttcttggtaaaatagcctttacacagcctggaggtgtgttttggattattctcctgttgaaaaacaaatgatagtcccactaggcgcaaatcagatgggatggcgtatcgctgcagaatgctgtggtagccttgctggttaagtgtgccttaaattctaaataaatcatagacaatgtcaccagcaaagcaccatcacaccaccacctccatgcttcacggtgggaacgacacatacggagatcatccgttcacctactctgcgtctcacaaagacatggcgcttggaaccaaaaatcccaCATGTggatcatcagaccaaaggacagatttccaccggcctaatgtccattgctcttgtttcttgacccaagcaaatctcttattcttattggtgtcctttagtagtggcttcacacagtctcctatgaacagttgattttgagatgtgtctgtaacttgaaccctgtgaagcatttatttgggctgcaatctgaggtgcagttaactctaatcaacttatcctctgcagcagaggtaactctgggtcttcctttcctgtggtggtcctcatgagagcctgttttttttgtgactgcacatgaagaaactttAGAAGTTCTTGAaagtttccgtattgactgaccttcgtgttttaaagtaatgatggactgtcatttctctttgcttatttgagctgttcttgctataatatggaccaTAATAATTggcccaaccaaccagtgctTCTGCACATtcgctaaccgggctatctgcattgtgtcccaccacccgccaacccctcctttacgctactgctactctgttcatcatatatgcatagtcactttaaccatatctacatgtacatactacctcaatcagcctgactaaccggtgtctgtatgtagcctcgctacttttatagcctcactactgtatatatcctcgctacagttatttttcactgtctttttactgttgttttatttctttacttacctacagtgggggaaaaaagtatttgatcccctgctgattttgtacgtttgcccactgacaaagaaattatcagtctataattttaatggtaagtttatttgaacagtgagagacagaataacaacagaaatttccagaaaaacacatgtcagaaatgttataaattgatttgcattttaatgagggaaataagtatttgacccactctcaatcagaaagatttctggctcccaggtgtctttaatacaggtaacgaggtGAGattagagcacactcttaaagggagtgctcctaaccgcagcttgttacctgtaaaaaagacacctgtccacagaagcaatcaatcaatcaatcagattccaaactctccaccatggccaagaccaaagagctctccaaggatgtcagggaca is a window from the Salmo trutta chromosome 38, fSalTru1.1, whole genome shotgun sequence genome containing:
- the LOC115178605 gene encoding gastrula zinc finger protein XlCGF26.1-like, which encodes MVGEEGEITVTLKEEGQEEEEKEGQEDEEGQEEEDTGDLINTRERPDSDSEKSPSEEPGTETSKPARRRHCSHCGIFFTKLRNLKEHERTHTGEKPFQCSQCGKSFTRLRTLKRHQGIHKKGRKPYHCSHCGKGFTRLGSLKIHKKIHPGENPCHCSQSGKVFTPLGSLKIHSGEKAYHCSQCGKSFTQLGSLKIHQRIHSGDKPYHCSHCGMTFTRLGSLKTHERIHTGEKPFQCSQCGKCFTQIGSLKDHERIHTGEKPFQCSQCGKSFTTLGNLKDHERIHTREKPFHCSQCGKSFTHIRYLKKHEKTHTGEKPHLCSQCGNSFTQLGDLKRHERTHTGEKPFQCSQCGKNFTRLGNLKEHERTHTGEKPHLCSQCGKSFTKLGALNRHNRTHTVGDKPYHCSQCGKRFNWLRHLNKDERIRTQEEKTYHCSHCRKTFSQSGDLTRHGRIEELCSA